Proteins encoded within one genomic window of Firmicutes bacterium CAG:345:
- a CDS encoding nucleotide-binding protein (product inferred by homology to UniProt) gives MAEECNNECSGCPSSGNCSKEIKKLSMQPGCSAKKIIGIVSGKGGVGKSFVTAYLAVLLARKGKKVGILDGDITGPSIPFTYGMKDKALATESAILPRASKKEGIKIISSNMLLDNEEDPICWRGPMIGSLVQQFYTDVYWEELDYLLIDMPPGTSDVALTAFQSMRIDSLVLVATPQNLVKMIVEKAAKMASLMNIKIGAIVTNMSYVICPDCGKRINIYGDSKINSLSEEYDIPVSVEVPFDSQLRKFVDEGNIENLDVNYLDSLAEFYLKD, from the coding sequence ATGGCAGAAGAATGTAATAATGAATGCTCTGGTTGCCCTTCATCGGGCAATTGCAGCAAAGAAATAAAAAAATTATCAATGCAACCGGGATGTTCAGCTAAAAAGATAATTGGAATTGTCTCTGGTAAAGGTGGCGTTGGAAAAAGCTTTGTCACTGCTTATCTTGCTGTTCTTTTAGCAAGAAAAGGAAAAAAAGTTGGTATTTTAGATGGAGATATTACCGGTCCGAGTATTCCTTTTACATATGGAATGAAAGATAAAGCTTTGGCTACTGAAAGCGCAATTTTACCCCGTGCTAGTAAAAAAGAAGGAATAAAAATTATTTCTAGCAATATGTTATTAGACAATGAAGAAGATCCGATTTGTTGGCGTGGACCGATGATAGGGTCTTTGGTGCAACAGTTTTATACTGATGTATATTGGGAAGAACTAGACTATCTTTTAATAGATATGCCACCTGGAACATCAGATGTTGCTTTAACAGCATTTCAAAGTATGAGAATAGATTCTTTAGTCTTGGTTGCTACTCCGCAAAATCTTGTAAAAATGATCGTGGAAAAGGCAGCTAAAATGGCTAGTTTAATGAATATTAAAATCGGTGCAATTGTCACCAATATGAGTTATGTAATTTGCCCAGATTGCGGAAAAAGAATAAATATTTATGGCGATAGTAAAATCAATTCTCTTTCTGAAGAATATGATATACCAGTCAGTGTTGAAGTTCCTTTTGATAGTCAACTGCGCAAGTTTGTCGATGAAGGAAATATCGAGAATTTAGATGTAAATTATCTTGATTCTTTAGCTGAATTTTATTTAAAGGATTAA
- a CDS encoding m6 family metalloprotease domain protein (product inferred by homology to UniProt): MKKIIKALFTIVCLSTLSSCTLRWDFSIASPNTSVSSLPTLEKETAQQSQFQSIVGEGIGVHYMPSIGNPHILVIPVDFSDYTFQRYGVTNEQAKERINDAFFGERNDGDLVDSLRSYYQKSSYGKLNISGVVTDVVRAPKSTREYSLLSSSSARIEAIDKIISTTLNNYNSITDFSVFDSDNDKYFDAIWLVYSKEYDRSDFFWAFTTWSNLLTSFDGIRVSSWSWASYAFFDEGGYSSHPDAHTIIHETGHLMGLDDYYNYDRGNCVYDRPVGDLDMMDNNIGDHMAFSKYNLGWISPTEVKQSGKYVLKPFESSGEAYIICYPNYNYSAMWEYFILEYYTPTGLNELDSTTPYDGVQMYTASGLRIYHVDEKIVKYNTLTSKTYGGAITDFSTLKNNEYWVVENSNTPSYSYNSENVNIPLVKLVSANYFYNYKESANNASLFRLGDTFGNGVITDKWNDGTEINFKVNVSELSSEQITLDINFN; the protein is encoded by the coding sequence ATGAAAAAAATTATAAAAGCATTGTTTACGATAGTTTGTTTAAGCACTTTGTCTTCATGTACATTGCGCTGGGATTTTTCGATTGCTAGTCCTAATACTTCAGTTTCTTCTCTTCCTACGTTAGAAAAAGAAACAGCTCAGCAATCTCAATTCCAATCAATTGTTGGGGAAGGAATTGGGGTTCATTATATGCCATCTATTGGAAATCCGCATATTTTAGTAATTCCTGTTGATTTTTCAGACTATACATTCCAAAGATATGGGGTAACAAATGAGCAGGCTAAAGAAAGAATAAATGATGCTTTTTTCGGTGAAAGAAATGATGGTGATTTAGTCGATAGTTTACGTTCTTATTATCAAAAATCTTCATATGGTAAATTGAATATTTCTGGAGTTGTTACCGATGTTGTTAGAGCACCAAAATCTACAAGAGAATATTCATTGCTTTCTAGCAGTTCTGCTCGAATTGAAGCTATCGATAAAATTATTTCAACAACGTTGAACAATTATAATTCAATCACAGATTTTTCAGTATTTGATTCTGATAATGACAAGTATTTCGATGCAATATGGCTGGTATATAGCAAAGAATATGATCGTTCGGATTTTTTCTGGGCTTTTACAACATGGAGTAATTTACTGACTAGTTTTGATGGAATTAGAGTATCATCTTGGTCATGGGCTAGTTATGCTTTCTTTGATGAAGGAGGATATTCTAGTCATCCTGATGCTCATACGATAATACATGAAACTGGACATTTGATGGGACTAGATGATTATTATAATTATGACCGTGGAAATTGTGTCTATGATAGACCTGTTGGTGATTTGGATATGATGGATAACAATATCGGCGATCATATGGCATTTAGCAAGTATAATCTCGGATGGATTTCTCCAACTGAAGTTAAGCAATCTGGTAAATATGTTTTAAAACCATTTGAATCAAGCGGTGAAGCATATATTATTTGCTATCCTAACTATAATTATTCGGCAATGTGGGAATATTTCATTCTTGAGTATTACACTCCGACAGGATTAAATGAACTTGACTCAACAACTCCATATGATGGGGTACAAATGTATACTGCTTCTGGATTAAGAATCTATCATGTCGATGAAAAAATTGTTAAATATAATACATTGACAAGTAAAACATATGGCGGTGCTATAACAGATTTTTCAACATTGAAAAACAATGAATATTGGGTTGTTGAAAATAGCAATACACCTAGTTATTCCTACAATTCTGAAAATGTTAATATTCCATTGGTTAAATTGGTTTCTGCTAATTATTTTTATAATTATAAGGAATCTGCTAATAATGCATCATTATTCCGACTTGGTGATACTTTTGGTAATGGAGTTATTACCGATAAGTGGAATGATGGAACTGAAATAAATTTCAAAGTAAATGTCAGTGAATTATCAAGCGAACAAATTACTTTAGATATAAATTTTAATTGA
- a CDS encoding uncharacterized protein (product inferred by homology to UniProt): MKFIPFLVFFCLAQISSPKTIYNHFVTEKKEVALTFDDGPYKESTEKVLNILRNENVKATFFVLGESVEKNKPTLKKIASEGHSIGLHSFSHPNFHKMSYKEIKNEIIKNQAIIKDTLGYSPKIIRPPYGIITNNFLNVSIDLDLTIYTWSDDSFDWKKGNSPQDIVENVLKKVKPGQIILMHDKSANSSNSIKALPIIIKKLKSKGYSFVTLSIRK, encoded by the coding sequence ATGAAATTTATTCCATTCTTAGTATTTTTTTGTTTAGCACAAATATCTTCTCCGAAAACGATATACAATCATTTTGTAACGGAAAAAAAGGAAGTAGCACTGACTTTTGATGATGGTCCGTATAAAGAATCCACCGAAAAAGTATTGAATATACTTCGAAATGAGAATGTCAAAGCTACATTCTTTGTTTTAGGAGAAAGTGTTGAAAAAAATAAACCAACACTCAAAAAAATAGCTAGTGAAGGACATTCAATAGGTCTTCATAGTTTTTCACATCCTAATTTTCATAAGATGAGTTATAAAGAAATAAAAAATGAAATTATTAAAAATCAAGCGATTATTAAAGATACATTGGGTTATTCGCCAAAAATTATCAGGCCACCTTATGGAATTATTACCAATAATTTCTTAAATGTCAGCATAGATTTGGATTTAACTATTTATACTTGGAGCGATGATAGCTTTGATTGGAAAAAAGGAAATTCTCCGCAAGATATTGTTGAAAACGTTTTAAAAAAAGTTAAACCAGGACAAATAATTTTAATGCATGATAAAAGTGCTAACTCAAGTAATTCTATAAAGGCTTTGCCTATAATTATAAAAAAATTAAAAAGCAAGGGATATTCTTTTGTAACATTATCAATAAGAAAATAA
- a CDS encoding metalloprotease domain protein M6 family (product inferred by homology to UniProt), with amino-acid sequence MKKLKIIPILFATAFLAGCNNINSSSSSISSPSFNSSSATSGTTASSNATSNSTTDSATSTSSSSSPSSISSSSTSSSTPTIEEGVSKYSHFQSISNKSRQAGFLPSLGNPNILVIPVDFSDYTFVEAGAKSNEAARERIEDAYFGERNDDELHESLRSYYKKSSYGQLDITGVVTPVIRAPRTYAYYKSITNSSTQTDLIDGIIRLALKTLDSTYDYHDFDTNGDNIIDAIWLVYSGPIDNGGNSMFWAFTYWSYMEDQFDGVDVSPYAWAAYKFFDEGGYTDHPDAHTTIHETGHLMGLDDYYDYDGYRTPAGGLDMMDNNIGDHMAFNKYNLGWVKPETITESGTYTLKPLTSSTDCFIIAPKSYNDSEFWEYYIVEYYRPDGLNKLDATTKYSNLKMFTVNGLRVYHVNQKMGYLVYNQRKNSYVWNNSYISDLDSADFESEDKYPYIINSNTSSYSYNTKKDTTLVSLISAAGRTNTQDGKNSDIFTEGTSYDSKNLTWEDGESMNFSFSVTSVTDDSLTFTFTKK; translated from the coding sequence ATGAAAAAATTAAAAATTATTCCTATATTATTTGCAACAGCTTTCTTGGCAGGATGCAATAATATAAATTCGAGTTCTTCTTCTATTTCTTCTCCTTCTTTTAATAGTTCTTCAGCAACAAGCGGTACTACTGCTTCTTCTAATGCTACATCAAACTCAACAACTGATTCTGCAACAAGTACATCATCTTCATCTTCGCCTAGTTCAATTTCTTCATCTTCTACATCTTCATCAACTCCTACAATTGAAGAAGGTGTTTCAAAATACTCACATTTCCAATCGATTTCAAATAAAAGCCGTCAAGCAGGTTTTTTACCTTCTTTAGGCAATCCTAACATTTTGGTTATTCCTGTTGATTTTTCAGATTATACATTTGTTGAAGCGGGAGCAAAGAGCAATGAAGCTGCTCGCGAAAGAATCGAAGATGCTTATTTTGGTGAAAGAAATGATGATGAATTGCACGAAAGCTTAAGAAGCTATTATAAAAAGAGTTCCTATGGTCAACTTGATATTACTGGTGTTGTTACTCCTGTAATACGTGCACCACGTACATATGCTTATTATAAATCTATTACCAATTCTAGTACTCAAACAGATTTGATTGATGGAATTATCCGTTTAGCTTTAAAAACCTTAGATAGCACTTATGATTATCACGATTTTGATACTAATGGTGATAATATCATCGATGCAATTTGGCTTGTATATTCAGGACCGATTGATAATGGCGGTAATAGTATGTTCTGGGCATTTACATATTGGTCTTATATGGAAGATCAATTCGATGGAGTTGACGTAAGTCCATATGCTTGGGCAGCTTATAAATTCTTTGATGAAGGTGGCTATACTGATCACCCAGATGCTCATACAACAATTCATGAAACAGGTCATTTGATGGGTCTTGATGATTATTATGATTATGATGGTTATCGCACTCCTGCTGGTGGATTAGATATGATGGATAATAATATCGGCGACCATATGGCATTCAATAAATATAATCTTGGTTGGGTTAAACCTGAAACCATTACTGAAAGTGGAACATATACATTAAAACCACTTACAAGCTCCACTGATTGTTTTATAATCGCTCCAAAAAGTTATAATGATTCTGAATTTTGGGAATATTACATTGTAGAATACTATAGACCAGATGGTTTGAATAAACTAGATGCTACAACAAAATATTCTAATTTAAAAATGTTTACTGTCAATGGATTAAGAGTATATCATGTCAATCAAAAGATGGGATATCTTGTCTATAATCAAAGAAAGAATTCCTATGTTTGGAATAATTCATATATAAGTGATCTTGATTCAGCTGATTTTGAATCAGAAGATAAATATCCATATATCATCAATAGTAATACTTCATCTTATTCTTACAATACTAAAAAAGATACAACCTTAGTCAGCTTGATTTCTGCAGCTGGTCGAACTAACACTCAAGATGGTAAAAATTCTGATATATTTACTGAAGGAACCTCTTACGATAGCAAGAATTTAACTTGGGAAGATGGAGAAAGCATGAATTTTTCTTTCTCAGTTACTTCAGTTACTGATGATAGTTTGACATTTACATTTACTAAAAAATAA
- a CDS encoding cBS domain-containing protein (product inferred by homology to UniProt) gives MDKKEEFLTIFRELEEEIVKISGLDEGYVSFNRALNEIHSKRLDPIIASDDAYEFLKSALDLRNILSHRNDVAEPTDIFLERFKKLSKNIIYPKKLIDIATKGKNLVIAYPEDKVITIVKMMSSNMISHVPVYDEEGLFLGVFSRVSFFEFFSKNSKIQICENTTIADIIDSININNNTNELYLFASINNYVIDFYNHMNKTKKEDRRLSAIFLTKNGKKSEPLLGIVTQTDILKMILEETN, from the coding sequence ATGGATAAAAAGGAAGAATTCTTAACCATTTTTCGTGAACTTGAAGAAGAAATTGTAAAAATATCTGGCCTTGATGAAGGTTATGTTTCTTTTAATCGTGCATTAAATGAAATTCATTCAAAAAGACTTGATCCGATTATTGCCAGCGATGATGCTTATGAATTCTTAAAATCGGCTTTGGACTTACGAAATATACTTTCTCATAGAAATGATGTAGCAGAACCGACAGATATTTTTTTAGAAAGATTTAAAAAGCTTAGCAAGAATATTATTTATCCTAAAAAACTGATAGATATTGCAACAAAGGGAAAAAATCTTGTTATTGCTTATCCTGAAGATAAGGTTATTACGATTGTGAAAATGATGTCTTCCAATATGATTTCCCATGTTCCTGTTTATGATGAAGAGGGTTTGTTTTTGGGAGTGTTTTCTCGAGTGAGTTTTTTTGAATTTTTTTCTAAAAATTCTAAAATTCAAATATGTGAAAACACAACAATTGCAGATATTATTGATTCTATCAATATCAACAATAACACCAATGAACTTTATCTTTTTGCATCAATTAATAATTATGTCATCGATTTTTATAACCATATGAATAAAACTAAAAAAGAAGATCGAAGATTGTCAGCTATTTTCTTGACAAAAAATGGTAAAAAAAGTGAGCCGCTTCTAGGAATAGTTACTCAGACAGATATATTGAAGATGATTTTAGAAGAAACGAACTGA